The Miscanthus floridulus cultivar M001 chromosome 17, ASM1932011v1, whole genome shotgun sequence genome has a window encoding:
- the LOC136517513 gene encoding probable beta-1,3-galactosyltransferase 12 encodes MPLHHPKHRHHDDDLLPYRRSDDEAKPRRPYTPTFPSSPASANRLLLFFAVACLVLAAASFAFAVSTSRNRQPLPQPPPTVAFRCGRAEDSLRSFLAASSHVNFSAGDREKVLAVVGVHTEHGNFSAARRAALRGTWFPPNPEGIVSLEHGTGLSFRFVTRRLKDKDKMEDLQKEADTYHDFLFIDADEDTKPPQKMLAFFKAAYHMFNAEFYVKANDDIYLRPDRLAALLAKERPQHKTYIGCMKKGPVVNDPNMKWYESSWELLGNEYFMHASGSLYALSSEVVEALATAKSDSLRMFDYEDVTIGAWMLAMNVKHEDYRAMCDSICTPTSIAVWDSKKCSGTCNIADKIKQLHNTTVCSKSPTLPPEVEEEE; translated from the exons ATGCCGCTCCACCACCCCAAACACCGCCACCATGACGATGACCTCCTCCCCTACCGCCGCTCCGATGATGAGGCTAAGCCACGCCGGCCCTACACCCCCACCTTCCCCTCCTCCCCCGCCTCCGCTAAccgcctcctcctcttcttcgccGTCGCCTGCCTCGTcctcgccgccgcctccttcgCCTTCGCCGTCTCCACCAGCCGCAACCGCCAGCCCCTTCCGCAGCCTCCGCCTACTGTCGCCTTCCGCTGCGGCCGCGCCGAGGACTCGCTCCGCTCCTTCCTAGCGGCCTCCTCGCACGTCAACTTCTCCGCCGGCGACAGGGAGAAGGTGCTCGCCGTCGTTGGCGTACACACGGAGCACGGCAACTTCTCCGCTGCCCGACGCGCTGCGCTCCGCGGTACCTGGTTCCCGCCCAACCCCGAAGGCATCGTAAG TTTAGAACATGGAACTGGATTATCTTTTAGGTTTGTCACTAGACGGCTAAAGGACAAAGATAAAATGGAAGATCTTCAGAAAGAGGCGGATACTTATCATGACTTTTTGTTTATTGATGCTGATGAGGACACAAAGCCCCCACAGAAGAT gttagcatttttcaaagcagcTTACCACATGTTCAATGCAGAATTCTATGTCAAAGCTAATGATGATATCTACCTGCGCCCAG ATAGACTTGCTGCTCTTCTTGCAAAAGAAAGACCTCAGCACAAGACATACATTGGTTGCATGAAGAAGGGACCAGTTGTCAATGATCCAAATATGAAATG GTACGAAAGTTCTTGGGAACTGTTGGGTAACGAGTACTTCATGCATGCTTCTGGTTCACTATATGCTCTTTCTTCTGAGGTGGTTGAAGCTCTAGCTACTGCAAAGAGTGATAG CTTAAGGATGTTTGATTATGAAGATGTTACAATCGGTGCATGGATGCTTGCTATGAATGTAAAGCATGAAGACTACCGAGCAATGTGTGATTCAATATGCACTCCTACCTCCATTGCTGTATGGGACAGTAAGAAATGTTCAG GTACTTGTAACATAGCTGACAAAATAAAGCAGCTGCATAACACCACTGTGTGCTCAAAGAGCCCAACGTTGCcacctgaggtggaggaggaagaatag
- the LOC136515538 gene encoding uncharacterized protein — protein MPTGIKGVACIMVGAKALLHQNHGARPAWERCRGALDEVFWRERFSSDELHQDIGEQKEAPITEYEHSRNEEIMKNNPELERLGIKTLVPIVNNTSVERKGKDHEVSGLLYTCQESGQESEDLCYLANLVTILLVFLPNEALQVANVAHTKNPTRSGNTSVRGTKASKRVVAPQEQDVPNRVTRQKTRDLALVSSLDPQQVINLGLPNATPTHDVLVSGSDPSLQQDLVDITDEGALAARKDPDRIRGRSAGRELDRISRGLCMKLPIHVYEGNRRLEAPIQAAKLASEGGITLRQHIPIFTHWKEYKKNESHLENYIGKIGAQFTIDTKSEAVQYACADLLKCGQRRMRHKLKKKYFDGVPTSQVWTTSPVNHMTDNEWQALVQMWSDPKHKERCLKNQQNREKVQLLHCTGSRCYIAQAHVVRQEKYKDVQPTAIDLFKDFHCSKNKGFSEPIKKAIADMEAIMAEPVQDEEQPKSVNHAVSQVVKSTTFLQVAGIQPNSNNSSKGCTSSKVQ, from the exons ATGCCTACAGGCATCAAGGGTGTCGCGTGCATCATGGTGGGGGCCAAGGCGCTCTTGCACCAGAACCACGGTGCACGGCCTGCATGGGAGCGCTGTCGGGGTGCTCTGGATGAGGTGTTCTGGAGAGAGCGGTTCTCCTCCGATGAGCTGCATCAAGACATTGGCGAACAAAAAG AGGCGCCTATTACTGAATATGAGCATTCAAGGAATGAAGAAATAATGAAAAACAACCCAGAGCTGGAGAGGCTTGGTATCAAGACATTAGTGCCCATAGTGAACAATACATCTGTGGAGAGAAAGGGTAAAGACCATGAAGTTTCTGGATTGTTGTATACATGTCAGGAGAgtggtcaagagagtgaggacT TATGCTATTTAGCAAATTTGGTGACAATTCTACTTGTTTTTTTGCCTAATGAGGCTTTGCAGGTTGCTAATGTTGCACATACAAAGAATCCAACAAGGTCTGGGAACACCTCTGTCAGAGGAACAAAAGCATCTAAGAGAGTGGTGGCACCTCAGGAACAAGATGTGCCTAACAGAGTCACTAGGCAGAAAACAAGGGATCTAGCCTTGGTTTCAAGTCTAGACCCACAACAAGTGATCAACTTAGGCCTGCCAAATGCCACACCCACACATGATGTGTTGGTTTCTGGTAGTGATCCCTCCCTGCAACAGGACTTGGTTGACATTACAGATGAAG GTGCACTTGCTGCAAGAAAAGATCCAGATAGGATAAGAGGAAGAAGCGCAGGTAGAGAACTAGATAGGATAAGTAGAGGATTATGCATGAAGTTGCCAATCCATGTTTATGAAGGGAACAGACGGCTAGAGGCACCTATCCAAGCTGCCAAGCTTGCATCAGAGGGTGGGATCACACTTAGGCAGCACATACCAATCTTTACACACTGGAAGGAGTACAAGAAAAATGAGTCACATCTTGAAAACTACATTGGAAAAATTGGT GCCCAATTCACCATTGACACCAAGAGTGAAGCAGTCCAATATGCATGTGCTGATTTGCTTAAGTGTGGACAACGTCGGATGAGGCACAAGCTGAAAAAAAAGTACTTTGATGGGGTACCTACAAGTCAAGTGTGGACTACATCACCTGTGAATCATATGACTGACAATGAATGGCAGGCCTTAGTGCAAATGTGGTCAGACCCGAAGCATAAG GAAAGGTGCTTGAAAAACCAACAAAATCGAGAGAAGGTACAGTTACTACATTGTACAGGATCTCGGTGTTACATTGCACAAGCCCATGTCGTG AGACAAGAGAAATATAAAGATGTACAACCTACTGCTATTGATCTTTTCAAGGACTTCCACTGCAGCAAGAACAAAGGATTCAGTGAACCTATCAAGAAAGCTATT GCTGATATGGAAGCGATCATGGCTGAACCAGTACAAGATGAAGAGCAACCAAAGTCAGTGAACCATGCTGTTTCTCAAGTTGTGAAATCAACTACATTTCTTCAAGTTGCAGGAATTCAACCAAACTCCAATAATAGCTCTAAAGGTTGCACTTCCTCAAAG GTGCAATAG